A region of Salvelinus alpinus chromosome 6, SLU_Salpinus.1, whole genome shotgun sequence DNA encodes the following proteins:
- the xpa gene encoding DNA repair protein complementing XP-A cells, producing the protein MDLLEPPTPVKDNASSHSESKAKNCDLSPAMRAKIERNRQRALMLRQARLASRPSAGEGGGTSAKVAKIVDSGGGFFIDEEEEGQEEQRTKEVVHQPAPVIEADYLLCDDCDKPFMDSYLSNGFDLAVCDNCRDNEVKHKLISRTEAKQLYLLKDCDLDQREPVLRFVLRKNPHNPHWGDMKLYLKLQVEMRSLEVWGSEEALEEAKEAREENREVQKQKRFNKKVKELRRAVRSSVWTKDTSAHQHEYGPEELVDEEEDLYRKVCNTCGHELTYEKM; encoded by the exons ATGGATCTGTTGGAGCCTCCCACGCCGGTGAAGGATAATGCTTCTTCGCATTCGGAGTCCAAAGCCAAGAACTGCGATCTGTCCCCCGCGATGAGAGCCAAGATCGAACGAAACAGACAGCGGGCTCTGATGCTGAGGCAAGCCCGACTGGCCAGCAGACCATCGGCAGGAGAAGGGGGTGGAACCTCGGCTAAAGTCGCTAAGATAGTCGACTCTGGAGGAGGGTTCTTCAttgatgaagaagaggagggacaggaggaacAAAGGACAAAGGAAGTGGTGCATCAACCAG CTCCGGTGATAGAGGCAGACTATCTGCTGTGTGATGACTGTGACAAGCCGTTTATGGATTCCTACCTCAGCAACGGCTTCGATCTGGCAGTCTGTGACAACTGCAG AGACAACGAGGTGAAACACAAGCTGATATCCCGTACGGAGGCTAAGCAGCTCTACCTACTGAAGGACTGTGACCTGGACCAGAGGGAGCCAGTGCTGAGGTTTGTCCTGAGGAAGAACCCACACAACCCTCACTGGGGAGACATGAAACTCTACCTCAAGCTGCAG GTGGAGATGCGCTCCTTAGAGGTGTGGGGCTCTGAGGAGGCCCTGGAGGAGGCCAAGGAGGCcagagaggagaacagggagGTGCAGAAGCAGAAGCGCTTCAACAAAAAGGTTAAAG AGCTCCGCCGTGCGGTGAGGAGCAGCGTGTGGACAAAGGACACCAGTGCTCACCAGCACGAGTACGGCCCTGAGGAGCTagtggatgaagaggaggatCTCTACAGGAAGGTCTGTAACACCTGTGGACATGAACTGACCTATGAGAAGATGTAG